TTCTCCCCCTAAGAAAATTGGCGATGGGAGCCAACTTACTCCACTAAATGGCACGGTGACGGTAACAGTGATACTTTCGCCATAACCAGCAGCCGCCGGATCGGGATCGCAGACGACCGTGGCGCCGTCGATGGTCGTGAGCCTTTCCGCTACAGCGGAATCGACTTCCGACGCCGACGATCCTTCCAGCACCGCGACGCGAGCTCCTTCGCGCGAAGCGTTGGTGAGCATCTGCTGCACCATCAAGGCGCGGCCGAACTCAATCATGCCAAGCACCATGGCAACGAACACCGGCGCCACGACCGCAAACTCCACCACTGCCGCGCCTCGTCGTTTTCTTCGGCATTTTCGGCAGGGTTTCTCCAGTGTGAAATCGCCCGTTCCCCGGGCCTGGTCCGCGGTGGCTTCAACAGAGTCTAAGACAAGCCGCGGCAAGGACTTCAGTTGTTCATGGGTGTCGTTCATAGCAGCATTCCAAACCAGGCGAAGTAAACAATCGTGCCGATGGCGATCGGAATGCCATACGGCAACAGCAGCATCGAACTCTTGCGATCGGCGGCGATCGTCGCCAGTTGTTCCGGATTGCGGATCGTCCACACCTCGGCGAGGATCGACCAGAACTGGGCATGGTGATGCCCCCACTTGCGGCGAACCAGCACCATCCCGACGGCGATCACGGCGCCGATCAGGGCCGAGAGCGCAAAGGCAAAACACAGGTCTTGAATTCCCGTCTCTCCCGCGCCAATCCAGGCGCCGACGCCGGCCAGCAACTTCACGTCCCCGGCGCCCATGCCACCGATGGCATAGAGCGGCAGCAACAGTGCAAGTCCCACAACCGTGCCGACCAGGCTCCATCCGAGCCCTTCCCAGCCGTACGCCCAGGTGCAGTACACCCAGCCGGACAGAATCATAGGAAAGGTGATGTAGTTGGGCACCTTGAGTTTCCAACCGTCGATAACGGCGGCCACGATCAAGGTGATCGTCACCACCCAAATGCTCCAGTTTTCGGCGAAGGCTTCGGCGAGGAGGCGGGGCTCAAACATCTCACAACCTCAAGGCATGCTTAGGGGAATCAAACAGCGACGTTCGCAGCCGCTAGGCCGCGCCATCGGGGAAGGATGGCGTGGCGCAGTGGCTGGCGTCGTCATGGCAAGCGTATGTCAAAAAACCCCCCAAGGAGTCCGTTCCCTGGACTCCGTGGGGGTTTTTTCTTAACCGAGCTTGCCCAGCCGGCGCCATCCCGACGACCGGCACAACGGGGCCTGGTGCGTTATTACGGAGCCAACTCGGCGGCGACGCTCTCGAACGTGGTGTTCGCGTTCGTGCCGATCGAGTTAATGGCCGTCAAGCAGACGATGATAATCAGGGCCAACATCACGGCGTATTCAACCGCGGTCGGGCCGTCTTCCGAAACCAAAAAACGTTGAACCTTCAAGGCGAAGTTCTGCATGGTATTCCCCGGTGTCATGTCTGTGATTGGCGACCCCGCGGCACGCTACGACGCGCGTCGCGAAACGTAGGTCGCCGCAGTGAGCGGCAGTCGCCGCCGCGGACCAAACG
The sequence above is a segment of the Planctomycetia bacterium genome. Coding sequences within it:
- a CDS encoding Flp family type IVb pilin; amino-acid sequence: MQNFALKVQRFLVSEDGPTAVEYAVMLALIIIVCLTAINSIGTNANTTFESVAAELAP
- a CDS encoding prepilin peptidase translates to MFEPRLLAEAFAENWSIWVVTITLIVAAVIDGWKLKVPNYITFPMILSGWVYCTWAYGWEGLGWSLVGTVVGLALLLPLYAIGGMGAGDVKLLAGVGAWIGAGETGIQDLCFAFALSALIGAVIAVGMVLVRRKWGHHHAQFWSILAEVWTIRNPEQLATIAADRKSSMLLLPYGIPIAIGTIVYFAWFGMLL
- a CDS encoding TadE/TadG family type IV pilus assembly protein, with the protein product MNDTHEQLKSLPRLVLDSVEATADQARGTGDFTLEKPCRKCRRKRRGAAVVEFAVVAPVFVAMVLGMIEFGRALMVQQMLTNASREGARVAVLEGSSASEVDSAVAERLTTIDGATVVCDPDPAAAGYGESITVTVTVPFSGVSWLPSPIFLGGEDLTASTVMRVERVQ